From a region of the Paenibacillus sp. FSL R10-2734 genome:
- a CDS encoding LysE family transporter, whose protein sequence is MNIFSFLIYCVVATFTPGPANIVILSSVQHSGAKKSMNYVYGATIAFGLLLILSTLLNHVLVEVIPNILIIMQVIGSLYMLYLAYKIFKMGAMEDQPNPNANFRSGLLMQLVNPKVLLFTLTVIPSYVMPFYTSSLALTLFVIIITVIGFFAFTTWVVFGSIFRRFLQNHQKVLNTLMALFLVYSAIMISGIL, encoded by the coding sequence ATGAATATATTTTCCTTTCTGATCTATTGCGTTGTAGCTACATTTACACCCGGGCCTGCCAATATTGTTATTCTTTCTTCCGTACAACATTCCGGGGCAAAAAAATCTATGAACTATGTATATGGAGCCACGATAGCTTTTGGATTATTGCTAATTCTTTCTACCCTGCTGAACCATGTTCTGGTTGAGGTCATCCCTAATATCCTGATCATTATGCAAGTCATTGGGAGTTTATATATGCTCTACCTTGCTTATAAAATCTTTAAGATGGGTGCAATGGAAGACCAGCCTAACCCAAATGCCAATTTTCGCTCGGGTTTACTAATGCAGCTCGTGAATCCTAAGGTGCTTTTATTTACTTTAACAGTCATTCCCAGCTATGTAATGCCATTCTACACTTCATCACTTGCCTTGACCCTATTTGTTATAATTATCACTGTGATCGGTTTTTTTGCATTCACAACATGGGTTGTTTTTGGCTCGATCTTCAGAAGATTTCTGCAAAATCATCAAAAAGTTCTAAATACGCTAATGGCACTTTTTTTAGTATACTCGGCCATTATGATATCAGGAATTTTATAA